In Nicotiana tabacum cultivar K326 chromosome 11, ASM71507v2, whole genome shotgun sequence, a single window of DNA contains:
- the LOC107764748 gene encoding homeobox-leucine zipper protein HDG1-like: protein MESHSDMSEKGESSNNVVMGRPKEEDESESRSNGDNFLNGVASEDEPDSVLSNSSRKRKYSRHTANQILELETAFKENPHPNEKVRLELGKKLSMDSKQVKFWFQNRRTQMKSHLERHENGILKQENDRLRIEHIAMQGAMKHPICNRCRNQAIIADINVEEHQTKIEYERLKEEVKRISVLADKLLGPLSSLEGSMASVIANPAFGLPEGINGFGGINYANAASPMGLDFDNGLSSPPPVIISRSLANVDASYDKSMLMDLALAAMNELLGLAEIGEPLWVRSLDGGGETLNLEEYARSFTPCTGMKPGHFATEATRATGTVIVNSLTLVETLMDMSRWVEMFSCIVGKTSVVNVIPGSTCGSWSSNLQLIQTEFQIISDLVPAREMKFLRFCKQQAEGVWAVVDVSVDTVQESSQPHEIGNCRRLPSGCIVQDMPNGYSKVTWIEHMEYYENVLHHLYRPLVRNGLGFGAQRWMATLQRQSEFLAMLMSSVDSPVVCSSGQTSMAMLAQRMTRNFCAGVCATIHKWESIQQANGEDAKLMMRKNIGDPGEPIGVVLSATKTIWLPVKQQRLLDFLLNEQTRSQWDILFNSGPMQQLVHIAKGQNIDNSISLFRANVDAISDSENNMLILQDTCTDATGSLIVYATIDAVDMDVVMNGGDSSSVAFLPSGIAIVPDCFQDYSGANNCNVETSWEKDNGFSGTGSLVTIGFQVLVNSSPAEKLSMESVQKVNNLISHTIHGIKASFKSK from the exons ATGGAAAGTCACAGTGACATGAGTGAGAAAGGTGAAAGTTCGAATAATGTGGTAATGGGGAGGCCTAAAGAGGAGGATGAAAGTGAGAGCAGGTCCAATGGTGACAACTTTTTAAATGGCGTTGCGTCTGAAGATGAACCGGACTCTGTTCtcagtaattcatcaaggaaaaggaaatacagCAGGCATACTGCCAACCAAATTCTAGAGCTCGAAAC TGCTTTCAAGGAAAATCCACATCCTAACGAAAAAGTAAGACTAGAACTTGGAAAGAAACTGTCTATGGACAGCAAGCAGGTGAAGTTTTGGTTCCAGAATAGAAGAACCCAAATGAAG TCACATTTGGAACGCCATGAAAATGGAATACTGAAACAAGAAAATGATAGGCTCCGCATAGAGCATATTGCAATGCAGGGAGCCATGAAACATCCAATTTGCAATCGTTGTCGTAATCAGGCTATTATTGCTGACATCAATGTTGAGGAGCATCAAACAAAGATTGAGTATGAACGGCTGAAAGAGGAAGTCAAGAGGATCAGTGTCCTGGCCGACAAACTTTTGGGGCCTTTATCATCCTTGGAAGGATCAATGGCTTCCGTTATAGCAAATCCTGCATTTGGACTTCCTGAGGGAATAAATGGCTTCGGTGGTATAAATTATGCCAACGCTGCATCGCCAATGGGGCTTGATTTCGACAATGGTCTGTCAAGTCCTCCGCCAGTAATTATTTCTAGAAGCTTGGCTAATGTAGATGCATCATATGATAAGTCAATGCTGATGGATCTTGCTTTGGCTGCGATGAACGAGCTGCTTGGGCTGGCTGAGATTGGTGAACCGCTTTGGGTCAGAAGCTTGGATGGAGGTGGAGAAACATTGAATCTTGAGGAGTATGCTAGATCATTTACACCATGTACGGGCATGAAACCTGGACATTTCGCAACAGAAGCAACTCGCGCAACTGGTACAGTGATTGTCAACAGCCTAACTCTGGTGGAGACATTAATGGACATG AGTCGATGGGTGGAGATGTTCTCATGCATTGTCGGGAAAACCTCTGTTGTCAATGTGATTCCAGGTAGCACATGTGGAAGCTGGAGCAGTAATCTGCAATTG ATTCAAACTGAATTCCAAATTATTTCTGATCTGGTTCCTGCTCGTGAAATGAAATTTCTCCGCTTCTGCAAGCAACAAGCTGAAGGTGTCTGGGCTGTTGTGGATGTCTCTGTTGACACAGTTCAAGAAAGTTCACAACCTCATGAAATTGGGAATTGCAGGAGACTCCCTTCTGGTTGTATTGTGCAAGATATGCCTAATGGTTACTCTAAG GTTACTTGGATCGAGCACATGGAATATTATGAAAATGTACTCCACCATTTGTACCGCCCTCTGGTCAGGAATGGCCTGGGGTTCGGCGCACAAAGGTGGATGGCCACTCTGCAAAGGCAGTCTGAGTTCTTGGCGATGCTGATGTCTTCTGTTGACTCTCCAG TTGTTTGTTCAAGTGGTCAGACAAGTATGGCAATGCTGGCTCAACGCATGACACGCAACTTTTGTGCTGGGGTTTGTGCAACCATTCACAAGTGGGAATCAATCCAACAAGCAAATGGAGAAGATGCAAaattgatgatgaggaagaacATTGGTGACCCTGGTGAGCCTATTGGTGTGGTGTTGAGTGCTACAAAGACCATCTGGTTGCCGGTGAAACAACAACGTTTGTTAGACTTCCTGTTGAATGAACAAACAAGGAGTCAATGGGATATTTTGTTCAATAGTGGTCCTATGCAACAGCTGGTCCATATTGCCAAGGGTCAAAATATTGATAATAGCATCTCTCTTTTCCGTGCTAAT GTGGATGCAATCAGTGACAGTGAAAACAACATGCTGATTTTGCAAGATACTTGCACGGACGCAACAGGATCCCTTATAGTATATGCAACAATTGATGCTGTAGATATGGATGTGGTGATGAATGGAGGAGATTCTTCTTCAGTGGCTTTCCTACCATCTGGAATTGCGATAGTTCCTGACTGTTTTCAAGATTATTCCGGGGCCAATAACTGCAATGTTGAAACTTCTTGGGAGAAAGATAATGGCTTTAGCGGTACTGGATCTCTAGTGACTATCGGGTTCCAAGTATTGGTGAATAGCTCGCCTGCTGAAAAGTTATCTATGGAGTCAGTCCAAAAAGTAAATAACCTCATATCTCATACAATTCATGGTATCAAAGCTTCTTTCAAGAGCAAGTGA